The nucleotide sequence cggggttatggccggtaaacttggttaaaccacttttaagcccttttttgttagaaaatagcaacgccaacgttataaaagataaaaacaacggtttgcaaagggataaaacaccggaaagcccagcccaaaaaattaacgacccgtctttacttatttggaaaacccctaaaacgacccgagatatccgacttcaactgcaaaaactttcccaatccaacaaaaccaacgctacttcacgtcttttatttgcaaaagtccaaaaaagcttcgaagccaaagatacccttttggctagcgcccagcaaaaaatcagcttattggaagcacaactggaggcaatacggccggttaaaaggaggagggtggttccggatccaaacgagcttttggttaacaaacagaacattaacgtggttcatcaggaccccggacatatcaggaccccggacacttttcctgcacaatactacttccaatttcaattgcaacgccagcgttgttcaatttacctcaatgcaatcggatatatgtacatcagacatttctgcatcctcctgacaggtgcgtgcattatgtccaggtttaccgcagttgccgcaacgtcgtttagtcgccggctgcgcactactcccctccccattttcatctttcttttcgtatattagaccatcggcaccatttgattgaagcaaattctgaccctcttgtatggtaaatgaccctccttcgcggatacgtgttttttgagccctgcgccgcttgctaagcgcttcgttggccttccgaaggctgtggttctccgcttccaaaagtgtggttcgatgagcaatcgactccaacccttttgctagctgctttacagcattaaaaataggcgttggcgagcttccctgatgacagttgattcgacttttaacaagggtagattgattaacggcttctgtcgggttgtgcggtgtttgagagacccaggtttcggtgctggaaaaatcaagctctttaggtgacggcgtccgtagcctaacatccagcttagatatgaccatttccgggctatgggggataattcccgcccctcgaaaacccccggccatattttcttttgtcattgactttttgtaagccgctgcaaaagccaaaaagaagtcgactttgctgatgttagtgatgtgggcccggataaagtcgttaattttttgaccgtacgcccgcttaaggacgttaaacactccgacatcaagtggctgggttaaatgagatgaatgagcaggcaggtaaagtggaataatattgtaatctttgcaatagccctcgaattcaggggatcgatgactgccgtgcccatcgagcactaacatccgatatacgccttttgtccgcgattttgtatggttgtcgaaatgctgaacccagtcgaggccagtctcgttgtcggtccatccattaacggtgggtttgaggcgccacgtgtccggaagaccgccttctgtataccaattggacaaatggtaaaagcctttgacgatgatatacgggggtatatcgtaaccgtcgccactgatgcaacaaattgcagtcgcccattctcgattgccaggctgtacttttttccttcttccgcgtctttcggacccagttacgaccattccagcgcaaatctggcccatcataaagccggtttcgtcgaagttgtacatgtcgcagtcttggatgccatatttggccctcatattggccaccaattgaaaccacgcgtttaacgcgtcaggatcttcgcaaagagctctttggaaatcgtaagcgcgagaaaaacgcgtttttaattctgtgcgtcgttgtacgaagcgataagcccattgcttgccgaccggtcgcgcgtcccgcgcagcgagaagatgatcggccattgcggccacatcagcgatctgggctggaaaccctcgggaatccaggtccagtatatactggacaattacttcctcttccctttccgttagcttttggttgcctggccgacgattggccaaagaagcgatgccgtttattctgtcgtgtagtgtcgattttgggacattatatattaatgcaacctttcgtatgcttttctttttgcttgatcggagctcatttagagcaagaatgattcgcgcttcgcaatttgatgattccattactgttgggggaaagaacacgtgtggaaaataaaggatgaaactgggttgaaaaatgtccggggtcctgatatgtccggggtcctgatgaaccacgttattggattgcaggaaaatgatatagaaaatttggaacctttagctgatgaagaagaggttaatgaaccggagaagcgtgaaaacgattgtatttttgtccgttgataattttatatttaaatcagtttataaaagtaggcatttcgttgttagattttcagggtgccgaacaagggggggtgccgaacagggggtacgcaacgttaatatTAGCTTTCTATCCACAAAACTCATGCAGTGTCGTGACCGAGAAGAGCAAAATCTACAGACTCAGAGCTGCCACGACGACCCCTTTTCTTTAAATTCTACTCATAACCTCCACACCAATAAACCACTCAACACTCAAGCCAGCGGCCCGGTCTTGTCCTTGGCGAACCGATCCGTCACAGGCTTCGCGGTGACCTTTCTACAGCCAGGCTCGGGCTTCCTCCCTTCAAAGAGCGCCTTGATCCAGGGGATGTAGTAGAGCGCGCTCGCCTCGAGGCTGGTGCCGTGGCCGGCGCCGGGGACCCGGTGGTACTCTGCGCTGGACTCGGGGAACTGCCTGCAGGTGGCGTCAAAGTCCTCCTCTGCAAACTCGGCGTAGGTCAGCACGTCGGCGTCGCCCTGCACCACCAGCATGGGCCCCGCCAGCCGGTGCGGCCCGGCGCCGTTGATCTCCCGCTGCCACTTTTGCATGGCGGGCCCCGTGATCCAGCTCGTATTTTTGTAAATCTCGCTCACGTTGAACAGCGACATGATGGTCGAGCCCGAGCGCAGACACCCCTCGTCgatcagcggcagcagcgacaGCGCGCGCTCGGTCAGGTAGTCCTCCTTCCTGACCGCGTCGGGGTacaggcccgccagcgcctgcAGCAGGTACACGGACACGATCTCGATGTGGCCGCCGTTGGCGCGCTCGATTTCCCGGGGGATCAGCTTGATGGGCTGCAGGGCGGGCGCGATGGACGCGGCGCCGAGGAACCTGCCCGCCTTGAGCAGCTCGTCCTGGTCCGGCATGGCCAGCCGCTCGTTGGTGCGCCAGGCCGTCATGCCGCCCTCGCTGTGGCCCACGACGACCCAGTCCTCGGACAGCAGGTGGCCGACGGCCTTGCGCGCGGCGACGACCGAGTACGCCACGTCGGCGGCGTGCAGATGCCCCGCCTCGTACTGGAACGCGGTGGGGATCTGCACGCCGAGCCCTGCGTAGTCGGTGCCGACGACGGCGTAGCCGTGCGACGCGTACAGGAACGGCGCCATCCAGCTGTAGTCCAGGCGCTGGTTGTTGGACGGGGCGCACTTGCGGGCGTTGCCGGCGGTGCCGTGGGCCCAGGCGAGGGTGCGGAAGGTGTCGCGGCCGTCGGGGACGGAGTATGGCAGCAGCACGTAGCCGCTGGACGGGATGGGCCGGCGGTCCTTGTCCTCGGTGACGTATATGAAGCGCGACAGCGACATGCCCTCGGGCACCAGGGTCCAGTTGGACGCCAGCTGGTCGGACCCGAGGTCCTGCCAGCGCAGCAGGTCGCCGGGCTTGGACGACGCCGAGTAGTTGCCCGGCGTGTCGTAAAAGGGGTCGTTGCTGACGTCGTACGTCGCCCAGTTGACCGcctcggcggccagggcTGCCTCGTACGCCTTTCTGCAGCTGTCGTTGCAGCCGGCTGTCTCTTGGCTGCGGCCGAGGACGGCGGCGCCTAGTAGGATGATGGCCTGTGGGAGCATGGCGGAGAAGGAGGATGCAAAGAGCACAAGGTTGGCTGGGGTGAGGGACTCTCGGAGACGATGCCGGTGAGGGACAATCTGGATTCCCAGGGACCGAGTAGCGGCGGCATTCTGATCAActtatatataaataaatgcACGCCGAGGTGAGAGTCAAAGTCAGACTCggggttttgtttgtttgaacAACGCTGCTTGTTGATTGGCAGCGGACGAACACGTCAATTGCCGAAACATGTTCCCAGTGCAACTAGACCAGAGTATCTTCCCCGCCCAGGAACAAGTCTTCAAGCAGCTCACTGACCTTGGTAGGAAATATTCTAGGCTAGCGAGTGAGGACAAGGGATTTGAATGGACCAGTCATGATGTCGCCCCATTTACGATGGCGCATGTTTCAGCAGCTGTGGAGGCGGTTCTTGATCATGATGTGCTCGAGTATCCTGGATTTCATTTGTTTACCACTTTTGTTTTgactgacaaaaaaaaaaaaggtttagGTTTCCCCTCGGCCAGCATTGGCATTTGCATAGTACGTATTGCACCGTGGTGACTCCTGGCCTCGTCTGAACCTTGATCATCTCACGACTCGGTCAGTTTACTCGGCGGCATCATTTCGTCCGAATCCTGCAATTCAGTCCCGCGGAGGATGTGCACCTCAATGAATCTGATCGTCACATTTTTCCCCAACTGCAGCAACACGCGTGAACCAATGTCTATCATTTTCCAAAAGCCCAGCCTGAAATCATCAGACCGTAGTGTTGAGGATTAAACTACCGTCTGCGCTTACCGAGCAAGAGAAACTGACTTGACGTCTTGACTAAGCCTCGGCCAACGATTCAGCCACAACTTTGTGtatcttcttctttcttgtAGACGTTCGTTTGCCAAAAGCGCGCATGGAGCCCAGAGACGATTCCGCTTTTTAATCTATCTGAACAAGCCCCCAAGTCACGTACATAATTGCCGCGCAAAGCCTCGCGTCTAAACCTTCGAGTCCTGGATCAGAACTACCGTAGTAGAAAAATGACCGGCCCGCCTCGCCGTCCCCTCAGCGGCAATCTGTACGGCTCGGTAGGTACTACCCGGGTTGTATTTGATCCACCCCAACGGCTACGGTTACCATGCTTTCATGCTGGGTGCAATCGCGATGTTAAGAACATGCACAAAcagtcaactgccgtcaagGTTCTCCGCTCTTGCGGGGGTGGGAGATGGCCGTTGATCATCACAAAGCCTGTTTTCCGGCAGACGAAATCGACAAATCCATGACTGCTGGTTGCAATCCAGCACCCGGAGAGTTTAGTCTTGTCACGCGGGAGGCCCAAGGTTGGCCAGTCAGATTATCCAGAGGGTTCGATCGGCATACCCAATCAAGCAGAGCAACCATGTTACAAagttttctttattttcctTGCCAAGATTACTTGTCGCAGAAATGCCATCCAATCTCGATTTGGACCCATCTCGGCAAGGCTGTTGGTGCATCGCCAAAACCCCATCACACGGCCCTTGCATTATCTTCAGACTCGGCATGCCCCGATATCGGATTATCCACCACGACCTTGTTGACCTTGAACTTGCCGCCCCTCAGCCAGGCGAGCTGGACGATGCCCACGAGGGCGACAGCCACGCAGCTGAACCAGGCGGCTCCGCTGCCCGAGGCCGAGTATATGATGCCGGCGATGGGCGACGAGACGGTGCGCGCGAGGCAGGCGCCCGACATGGCCAGGCCGTTGACCTTGCCGAGCCCCGAGGGCGACGGCGTCGCGTCCTTGAGCAGGATGAGCGCCGTGGGGAAGATGACGATGCCGCAAAACGCCTGCAGGAAGAGGCACGCGTAGATGCCCGCGtccgccgccggcgtcgacaGCATCGACAGGAACGGGATGAACACGTAGCTGAACGGGTACAGCAGCACCACGCTGACCAGCGAGAACCAGATCCCCGCGCTCTCCACGTAGATGGGGAAGATGACGGCCTGCACAAACAGCGCCACGATCCCGTTGATGGACAGGAACGTCCCCACGTCGTGGACGTCGTAGCCCAGCCCGCCCATCAGGTCCAGCGTTCCCCGCGGCTGTTTCGGCAGGTCCAGGAGGTACGTCGGGAACAGCGACCCTGCTGCCATCTGGTGGTACGAAAATATCGTTACCAGGATAACCAACATGATCACCGTGGGGTTGAACGTCTTTTCCTTCTCCCCGGGGTCTGACGACACGGAGGCAGGAGTGGTCGTGGCCTCTGTTGGTGCAACAACCGGCCTGATCGAGTGGAcggtcccgaaagaggaccGACGGAGATCCACTATACGCTCGTCAACGGGCAGAGGAAGACTGGACTCGACCAGGTAGGGGTTATCCGAGAATGACGCGCGAGGTTTCCTGGTGCGCTCCGCTGCTCTCAAGGGGGTGTTTTCATCGAcaacctcgtcctcgtcgtcaacgGCCTCGTCGCTTGACTCGGGGACCTTGTCGTATGCTCCAGGGTGATGCGTCTCCTCGAGGAAGAAGATGCCCTGTATGACCGCGacggccaccaccgccactgATACCAGGTTTGGAAGCAGGTAGGGGTACCGACCAAAGAGGCCATCTTCGGGAAAGATGGACGGGTAGAAGTGGGCAGGCTTGGCCAGGAATCCCCCCATTGCCGTGCCGATGATGGAGCCCAGGGTCCACACAAAGGGGTTGACGGCATAAGCCCTCGGCTCGTGCTCCGGGTTCTTGACCATCTCGGCCACCATGGTCTGCATGACGGAAACGTTGCCGTTGAGCGCGCCCCCCACGAGCCGCGCGGCAAAGGCCACCCAGTAGTTGGTGGCCAACCCAAAGGTTAGACTGGAGAGGCCCACGCCGACGAGACCAGACAGCACGATGGGCTTGCGCCCGACGCGGTCCGAAAGAGCTCCCCATCCCATCGACGTCAGCGTCTCGGCGACGGCGTAGGCGGACACGATCAGACCCGCGTAGAATGGCGCCTGGCCCTCGTCAATGCCAAGGTCCTTGACCATTTCGTAGGTGTAGGCCATGATTGACGTAAAGGCGATGGGCTCCGAAAAACGACATATTGCTATATTATTTTATTGGCGGTTTAGCGAATGCAAAATGGTAAAAAAAGATTAAAGGGGGTGTGTTATTGTGTGGAGAAAGCAAAAACTCTTACCTAGGACGAACAGCTGTTGCGTCGGAAATTTGGCAGGCTCTACATCTTGACTCTGAGGCATGGTCCcttgttgaaaaaaaaacccgacTGGCACGCAATTGAAAAATTCTGGCGCTGATTGTCGTGAATTGTCAATGTTTTGGGGGACTGcgagttttttttcccttgttCGACAACCGCGCATGAAAAAGAGGAGGAAGAAGGAAAGCCTGCGCAGCGGGAAATGCGACTCTTTTTCACCGCCAGAGCTGCATTTCCCCCAGCCTCATTGCGAACAAGGCCTTTGCAAGCTCGGCGGCGGGGTCCTGCGTGGAGAAAGCGACCCTCACTCCGATAACAAAATTCCCACCCCAAACCCGGGGTTTGGTtaggaaagggaaaaaagcaCTGCAGCTGGGGACGGCGTTGGCGGCCCGATACCCCACACACAGCTCGACGTTGGCTCAGGCAAGTCAGACGCCCTTGGCAAGCTCCTCCCCGCGCGCGACCACTAGAAAAGGCGAGCACACCACACCTGCATGCGGGCAGGAGGACGGTGAGGGGTTCTGCATGTTTAGATCCAAGCAAGATCGCCCCCTAGCCAACCACCAACTCCAATCGCAGCTGAGCATTCGGCTGAAATAAGGCTGGCTGCGTCAGATACCCCAACGGCTCGGCCGGCCGCCCATTGGGCGAGGGGTGGTCCTCCAAGTAGGATTGACCTAGGTAAAACTCCTAACCCTAGCGGGCAACAATGGCGCGATCGGACTCGGGGTTCGGGAAATTGTGGGTTGCTTGGTAATTTCCCGACCCGAATGAAGCATCAGGCGAGGAAGGCTGTCAGCAGTGCCTTCCACGCcgggaggttttttttttttttttttttttgtatcttTTTGTCACAGTTTTCAagaaaagtaacaatgaatCGGGTTGATTCCAGCTTGTATCACCATAATCTAATCTGTTCTTGAAGCAAATACTTAAACTTGACTCGGTCTCTGACCTCCACCTCCCGCCAAGACCACCATGACTACGTCTCAGGGTGATATCCAGCCGGCTCCCCGCCGACGCAGGCGACCTGCTGTGTAAGTTGACAGAGTCATCTGGATACAAATCACCCGCCCGCCCGCCTGCCTGCTAAACTCATCAACACCAAGTACAGCTCTTGCACGCTATGCAGACAGCGCAAAGTCCGCTGCTCTCGTGGCACGCCCTGCACAAACTGCGTCCGGTCAAGGACTGGCACTTGCGTGTACGACAATAATTATACCCCGCAAGCAAAGGATGATTTCCCTGAGGAGCCCTTTGTCCAGCTGCCTCTGTCTCCCCCTACTCCACCTCGGCAGAGCATCTCAGCGACAGCCACTGTGTTGGCTGGTGACCATCATGAGGCTCTTCCGACGCCCAATTTTGGGCTTTCACGGCCGCTTGAGCAGGGCGGATCCGATTGCTGCAGTACCAGCAGCCCTCCGTCTCAAGACTTGGCCAGCCTTCAGTCACAAATAAAGCAGCTGCAGAAACAAGTCGCCCACCTCAGTTCTAAGAACCAACACAGCATCGACTCCTCAGTGGTGCAGTCTCCGGTTGCGGAAGAAGAGCAGAAGCAGTCGTCCCAGTCGAAAAAGCTGAGCTGGAAGCTCTTTGGAACCCTGCATTTCATCAGTAACGATCAAGGTCATCATAATATAATGTCGGGATCGCGTCTCTACGGGGAAAGCCATGCCTTTGGACTGGTCACACACTTTGCAGACCTGCTGCCTCTGGATGAGTTGATATTTCGCCGAATAGAGGAATCAGCATCATTCATCTCCACCCTGAAACGATGCAAAGAGCTGGCAAGGGTTATCAAAAAGTCCAGGGCACCTACGTGGCCAACCTTGCCGACGTTTGATCTGCCTCCCAAGCAGGTCTGCGATGAGCTGCTCGACTGCTACCTCCGCACCAGCGAATCGATATACCGCGTCGTACATATCCCCTCGTTCAAGAAACAATACGACGCGCTCTGGACCTCGGGGCCCGTGAGATCCAACCCAGTGGATATCGACGTCGTCGACGCAACTACTCGCCTCAAACGACCCAAGTCCACGATTGCTGCGTTTTTCGTTCTTCTCAAGCTCGCCCTCGCCATCGGAGCCGCCGTGTACGACGAGAGCTTCAGCTTCAGGACGGCAGCGGTGCGCTGGATGTACGAGGCCGAGTCCTGGCTTTCAGAGCCCAACGTCAAGTCGAGGTTGGGTATCCAGTCGCTGCAGATCCACATCCTCCTCTTGCTGGCACGAGACGTTGTCCGCGTTGGTGGGGACACCGTGTGGCTCTCTGCGGGGGAACTCCTGCGCAGCGCCATCTTTCTGGGATTGAATCGGGACCCAGCTCACCTGCCCGTTGGACGCCGAGCCCTGGCAGCGGAGATGCGAAGGCGGCTTTGGTCCACCG is from Pyricularia oryzae 70-15 chromosome 2, whole genome shotgun sequence and encodes:
- a CDS encoding secretory lipase codes for the protein MLPQAIILLGAAVLGRSQETAGCNDSCRKAYEAALAAEAVNWATYDVSNDPFYDTPGNYSASSKPGDLLRWQDLGSDQLASNWTLVPEGMSLSRFIYVTEDKDRRPIPSSGYVLLPYSVPDGRDTFRTLAWAHGTAGNARKCAPSNNQRLDYSWMAPFLYASHGYAVVGTDYAGLGVQIPTAFQYEAGHLHAADVAYSVVAARKAVGHLLSEDWVVVGHSEGGMTAWRTNERLAMPDQDELLKAGRFLGAASIAPALQPIKLIPREIERANGGHIEIVSVYLLQALAGLYPDAVRKEDYLTERALSLLPLIDEGCLRSGSTIMSLFNVSEIYKNTSWITGPAMQKWQREINGAGPHRLAGPMLVVQGDADVLTYAEFAEEDFDATCRQFPESSAEYHRVPGAGHGTSLEASALYYIPWIKALFEGRKPEPGCRKVTAKPVTDRFAKDKTGPLA